The Nocardioides panzhihuensis genome has a segment encoding these proteins:
- a CDS encoding biotin transporter BioY, with the protein MTESPTTAAETPMARSPRLDATDLALIAAFAALIAVCSYLAAIPIGGAGVPLTLQGFALLLTGALLGPLRGTAAVVLYLILGIAGLPVFAGHAAGPGVFVGVTAGYLWSFPLMVLVVGLLVKYVLRGRRTNPLLVFAACVVGVVINHVGGIIGMAVVLRVGLLEAAAFDAPYWIGDFIKAAVAAVVASQVHRAFPKLLARRA; encoded by the coding sequence ATGACCGAGTCCCCCACGACCGCCGCCGAGACCCCCATGGCGAGGTCGCCGCGCCTCGACGCCACCGACCTCGCGCTGATCGCCGCGTTCGCGGCCCTGATCGCGGTCTGCTCCTATCTCGCCGCCATCCCGATCGGCGGCGCCGGCGTCCCGCTCACGCTGCAGGGCTTCGCCCTCCTGCTGACGGGTGCGCTGCTGGGTCCGCTGCGCGGCACCGCCGCGGTGGTGCTCTATCTCATCCTCGGGATCGCCGGTCTGCCCGTCTTCGCCGGCCACGCGGCCGGGCCCGGCGTCTTCGTCGGCGTGACCGCCGGCTACCTGTGGTCGTTCCCGCTGATGGTGCTCGTGGTCGGCCTGCTGGTGAAGTACGTCCTGCGAGGACGCCGCACCAACCCGCTCCTCGTCTTCGCCGCCTGCGTCGTCGGGGTGGTCATCAACCACGTCGGCGGCATCATCGGCATGGCCGTCGTGCTCCGTGTCGGACTGCTGGAGGCTGCGGCCTTCGACGCTCCCTACTGGATCGGCGACTTCATCAAGGCGGCGGTCGCCGCGGTCGTCGCGTCACAGGTCCACCGCGCCTTCCCGAAGCTGCTCGCCCGACGTGCCTGA
- the cimA gene encoding citramalate synthase, whose product MEFHVYDTTLRDGAQQEGLNLSVADKLAIARHLDGLGVGFIEGGWPGANPKDTEFFRRAVSELDLKHARLAAFGSTRRAGVRAADDPQVAALRDSGASVVTLVAKSHDRHVELALRTTLEENLAMIRDTVSHLREEGQQVFLDAEHFFDGYRANRDYAMEVLRTAYEAGAEVVALCDTNGGMLPGWVSDVVHDVRETTQGAVGIHCHNDTGCAVANSLAAVEAGAMHVQGCINGYGERTGNADLVSVVANLQLKLGREVLPTGLLGEATRVAHAVAEVTNVPPAGRQPYVGASAFTHKAGLHASAIKVDPDLYQHMDPAAVGNDMRLLVSDMAGRASIELKGRELGYDLSDDRDLVTRVTERVKEAEQRGYTFEAADASFELLLIEEVEGARPAYFEVESWRVISEARGGGQAASTGSGASTTEAIVKIHADGVRHVSTGEGNGPVNALDQALRAAITRAFPVVADFDLIDFKVRIFDQGHGTDAKTRVLIETSDGVTSWTTVGVGSNVIEASWEALVDGLTFGLRRHVSKTTPAGAVAVE is encoded by the coding sequence ATGGAATTCCACGTCTACGACACCACTCTGCGCGACGGTGCGCAGCAGGAGGGCCTCAACCTCAGCGTCGCCGACAAGCTCGCGATCGCTCGGCATCTCGATGGCTTGGGCGTCGGGTTCATCGAGGGCGGCTGGCCCGGGGCGAACCCGAAGGACACCGAGTTCTTCAGAAGAGCCGTCTCCGAGCTCGACCTCAAGCACGCGCGGCTGGCTGCCTTCGGGTCGACCCGCAGGGCCGGGGTGAGGGCGGCCGACGACCCCCAGGTCGCTGCGCTCCGTGACTCCGGCGCCTCGGTCGTCACCCTGGTGGCGAAGTCCCACGACCGCCACGTCGAGCTCGCGCTGCGCACCACGCTCGAGGAGAACCTCGCGATGATCCGCGACACCGTCTCCCACCTGCGCGAAGAGGGTCAGCAGGTCTTCCTCGACGCCGAGCACTTCTTCGACGGCTACCGGGCCAACCGCGACTACGCGATGGAGGTCTTGAGGACGGCCTACGAGGCCGGCGCCGAGGTCGTCGCGCTCTGCGACACCAACGGCGGGATGCTGCCGGGCTGGGTCTCCGACGTCGTCCACGACGTCCGCGAGACCACCCAGGGCGCTGTCGGGATCCACTGCCACAACGACACCGGGTGCGCGGTCGCCAACTCGCTGGCCGCAGTGGAGGCTGGCGCGATGCACGTCCAGGGCTGCATCAACGGCTACGGGGAGCGTACGGGCAACGCCGATCTGGTCTCCGTGGTCGCCAACCTGCAGCTCAAGCTCGGCCGCGAGGTGCTCCCGACCGGTCTGCTGGGCGAGGCGACCCGCGTCGCCCACGCGGTCGCCGAGGTGACCAACGTGCCACCCGCGGGACGGCAGCCCTACGTGGGCGCCTCCGCCTTCACCCACAAGGCCGGTCTGCACGCCTCCGCGATCAAGGTCGACCCCGACCTCTACCAGCACATGGACCCGGCCGCGGTCGGCAACGACATGCGGCTGCTGGTCTCGGACATGGCCGGCCGGGCCTCGATCGAGCTCAAGGGACGCGAGCTCGGCTACGACCTCTCCGACGACCGCGACCTGGTGACCCGGGTGACCGAGAGGGTCAAGGAGGCCGAGCAGCGCGGCTACACCTTCGAGGCGGCTGACGCCTCCTTCGAGCTGCTCCTGATCGAGGAGGTCGAGGGCGCGCGCCCGGCCTACTTCGAGGTCGAGTCCTGGCGGGTCATCTCCGAGGCACGTGGTGGTGGTCAGGCTGCTTCGACCGGCTCGGGGGCCTCGACCACGGAGGCGATCGTGAAGATCCACGCCGACGGCGTACGCCACGTCTCGACCGGCGAGGGCAACGGCCCGGTCAACGCGCTGGACCAGGCGCTGCGGGCCGCGATCACGCGTGCCTTCCCCGTGGTCGCCGACTTCGACCTGATCGACTTCAAGGTGCGGATCTTCGACCAGGGCCACGGCACCGACGCGAAGACCCGGGTGCTGATCGAGACCTCTGACGGCGTGACCTCGTGGACGACCGTGGGTGTCGGGTCGAACGTGATCGAGGCCTCCTGGGAGGCGCTGGTCGACGGGCTCACCTTCGGGTTGCGACGTCACGTGAGCAAGACCACACCCGCAGGCGCCGTCGCCGTGGAATGA
- a CDS encoding ATP-binding cassette domain-containing protein — protein sequence MPEIRFEAAEVRVESPDLDGERTILRPTTLTLTEQRIGIIGSNGSGKSTLARMINGLVTPTAGSVTVDGLDVDRKGAAVRRRVGFTFTDPAAQLVMPTCVEDVELSLRRTVKDRVRRKQVALETLARFGLSERAEVSVHALSGGQRQLLALAGVLATEPEVIVTDEPTTLLDLRNTRMVGDLLFSLPQQLVLVTHDLDLVRRCERVLVVEDGRVCYDGEAGAAVKHYVGTVDAE from the coding sequence GTGCCTGAGATCCGTTTCGAGGCCGCCGAGGTCCGGGTCGAGTCCCCGGACCTCGACGGCGAGCGCACCATCCTCCGTCCCACCACCCTCACCTTGACCGAGCAGCGGATCGGGATCATCGGCAGCAACGGCTCGGGCAAGTCGACCCTGGCCCGGATGATCAACGGCCTGGTCACCCCGACCGCCGGGAGCGTCACCGTCGACGGTCTCGACGTGGACCGCAAGGGCGCCGCCGTGCGCCGACGTGTGGGGTTCACCTTCACCGACCCCGCCGCCCAGCTGGTGATGCCGACCTGCGTCGAGGATGTCGAGCTGTCCCTGCGCAGGACGGTGAAGGATCGCGTACGCCGCAAGCAGGTCGCCCTCGAGACGCTGGCCCGGTTCGGGCTCTCCGAGCGGGCCGAGGTCAGCGTCCACGCTCTCTCCGGTGGCCAGCGCCAGCTGCTCGCGCTGGCCGGCGTGCTCGCCACCGAGCCCGAGGTGATCGTCACCGACGAACCGACGACGCTGCTCGACCTACGCAACACCCGGATGGTCGGCGACCTGCTCTTCTCGCTCCCCCAGCAGCTCGTCCTCGTCACCCACGACCTCGACCTCGTACGCCGCTGCGAGCGGGTCCTCGTCGTCGAGGACGGCCGGGTCTGCTACGACGGCGAGGCCGGCGCCGCCGTCAAGCACTACGTGGGGACGGTGGACGCGGAATGA
- a CDS encoding amidase family protein gives MAELHDLTALEQGELLHRCEISPGELAEHYLDRIARLDDVGAFITVAEERISTCARELVVKPLGASPLWGVPTAIKDLNLTRGVRTTFGSAVFADFVPDVSDNVTLSIEAAGMISLGKTNTPEFGSPCYTEPDVAPPAVTPWDRTRIAGGSSGGAAAAVAAGLVPVAQGSDGGGSIRIPASCCGLVGLKPTRGRISPSPMYGDAAGLATAGPIARSVRDAAAFLDVLAGRRTGDPFWAPEEQLPFLDACERPPGRLRIARFIEPLIAETAVDAECVAAWENASTLLASLGHEIVDIPRPLPVEAVAVFETVWSVGTAMSVVNLAPDQRSQIRPLTRWLTERGEAVSGPEFGLALAELRRYAAATLEALAPYDAVLTPTLATPPPKVGAIRDDADPAADFQAQKEFTPWTSAWNVTGMPAISLPLHWTPSGLPVGVMLAARPAQESLLLSLSAQIEAAALWDHRLPPGW, from the coding sequence GTGGCCGAGCTTCATGATCTGACCGCCCTGGAACAGGGAGAGCTGCTGCATCGATGCGAGATCTCCCCGGGAGAGCTCGCCGAGCACTATCTCGACAGGATCGCCAGACTCGACGATGTCGGCGCCTTCATCACCGTGGCCGAGGAGCGGATCTCGACCTGCGCTCGTGAGCTCGTGGTCAAGCCGCTCGGCGCCTCACCGCTGTGGGGAGTGCCGACGGCGATCAAGGACCTCAATCTCACCCGTGGGGTGCGGACGACCTTCGGGTCGGCGGTCTTCGCCGACTTCGTCCCTGACGTCTCCGACAACGTCACCTTGTCGATCGAGGCAGCCGGGATGATCTCGCTCGGGAAGACCAACACCCCCGAGTTCGGCTCGCCCTGCTACACCGAGCCTGACGTGGCCCCGCCCGCCGTCACCCCCTGGGACCGTACGCGGATCGCCGGCGGCTCCTCCGGAGGTGCCGCCGCTGCGGTGGCAGCCGGGCTCGTGCCGGTCGCGCAGGGCTCCGACGGTGGCGGCTCGATCCGGATCCCGGCCTCCTGCTGCGGGCTGGTCGGCCTGAAGCCGACCCGCGGACGGATCTCCCCGTCGCCGATGTACGGCGACGCGGCCGGGCTCGCCACCGCCGGCCCGATCGCTCGGTCCGTGCGGGATGCGGCGGCCTTTCTCGATGTGCTCGCGGGGCGGCGTACGGGTGATCCCTTCTGGGCGCCCGAGGAGCAGCTCCCGTTCCTGGACGCGTGCGAGCGGCCGCCGGGAAGGCTGCGCATCGCCCGGTTCATCGAGCCGTTGATCGCGGAGACGGCCGTCGATGCCGAGTGCGTCGCCGCGTGGGAGAACGCCTCGACGCTGCTGGCGTCGCTGGGCCACGAGATCGTCGACATCCCTCGTCCGTTGCCGGTCGAGGCGGTCGCCGTCTTCGAGACGGTCTGGTCCGTCGGCACCGCGATGTCGGTGGTCAACCTCGCCCCGGACCAGCGGTCCCAGATCCGGCCGCTCACCCGCTGGCTCACCGAGCGGGGAGAGGCTGTCAGCGGGCCCGAGTTCGGGCTGGCGCTCGCGGAGCTGCGCCGGTACGCCGCCGCGACCCTGGAGGCCCTGGCCCCCTACGACGCCGTCCTCACCCCGACCCTGGCCACTCCGCCGCCGAAGGTCGGCGCGATCCGGGACGACGCCGATCCCGCGGCCGACTTCCAGGCGCAGAAGGAGTTCACCCCCTGGACCTCGGCCTGGAACGTGACCGGCATGCCCGCGATCTCCCTGCCCCTCCATTGGACCCCCTCCGGCCTTCCCGTCGGCGTCATGCTCGCCGCCCGCCCCGCCCAGGAGTCCCTGCTGCTCTCCCTCTCCGCCCAGATCGAGGCCGCCGCCCTCTGGGACCACCGCCTCCCGCCCGGCTGGTAA
- a CDS encoding protein kinase domain-containing protein — MTTAPRLPRASRRESVGDYDLLSLLGQGGMGRVHLASHRVSGERVALKVLRTQFVGDEEGRQRLAREVSSLQRVRSRWVAGVVAADPWGEVPWLATRYVPGPTLHDKIVNEGVLSRDEVEQLASDLAEGIADCHAVGVLHRDVKPANIIMEGRRTPILIDFGLARVADDPKITVTGLLIGTPGYLPPEIAVGDPATPASDVHSWAAVVAYAATGRPPFGEGNSMKLMDRARRGEHDLEGVPQLLRGLLGQALSPDPADRPTLDEVREWLRTPRRPFVHKPVEQLSLSDRTEREKATTPAAPFPPVGRPGPRPDSRRDNGLEKLRRGAIWLGLLAFAVGVIAAFPSVGFWAVLGAAWLIRAGTLAAGDLRRWRWYRGRKWHDAPRLLIGAPWRLVRSLPKTFVVGVWGFGFVVAAVLIGFALQLSLPTALGLAGLAFVGALWTGSGRDRLRDPVTKVVRRVSERWVPWALGFAVVLTLALFPVQTLADNGPQFSGGDEPWWVELLGW; from the coding sequence GTGACGACAGCCCCGCGCCTGCCCCGGGCGAGCCGACGAGAGAGCGTCGGTGACTACGACCTGCTCTCCTTGCTGGGGCAGGGCGGGATGGGACGGGTCCATCTGGCCAGCCACCGCGTGAGCGGTGAGCGGGTGGCGCTGAAGGTGCTGCGTACCCAGTTCGTCGGGGACGAGGAGGGGCGCCAGCGGCTGGCACGCGAGGTCTCCTCGCTGCAACGGGTGCGGAGCAGGTGGGTCGCCGGTGTGGTCGCGGCCGACCCGTGGGGCGAGGTGCCGTGGCTGGCGACCCGATACGTCCCGGGGCCGACGCTGCACGACAAGATCGTCAACGAGGGTGTGCTCTCGCGCGACGAGGTCGAGCAGCTGGCCAGCGACCTGGCCGAGGGCATCGCCGACTGCCACGCCGTCGGAGTTCTTCACCGTGACGTCAAGCCCGCCAACATAATTATGGAGGGGCGGCGCACCCCGATCCTGATCGACTTCGGGCTCGCCCGCGTCGCCGACGACCCGAAGATCACCGTGACCGGCCTGCTGATCGGCACGCCCGGCTACCTGCCGCCCGAGATCGCCGTCGGCGACCCGGCCACCCCGGCGTCGGACGTACACTCGTGGGCCGCCGTGGTGGCGTACGCGGCGACCGGCCGCCCGCCCTTCGGCGAAGGCAACTCGATGAAGCTGATGGACCGGGCCCGGCGCGGTGAGCACGACCTGGAGGGCGTGCCGCAGCTGCTGCGCGGGCTGCTCGGCCAGGCGCTCTCGCCCGATCCGGCCGACCGCCCGACGCTGGACGAGGTGCGCGAGTGGCTGCGTACGCCGCGCCGACCGTTCGTGCACAAGCCGGTCGAGCAGCTCTCGCTCAGCGACCGGACCGAGCGTGAGAAGGCCACCACCCCCGCTGCGCCGTTCCCGCCGGTCGGCCGGCCCGGCCCGCGCCCGGACAGCCGCCGCGACAACGGCCTGGAGAAGCTGCGCCGCGGGGCGATCTGGCTCGGTCTGCTCGCCTTCGCCGTCGGCGTGATCGCTGCGTTCCCGAGCGTCGGCTTCTGGGCGGTGCTCGGCGCGGCGTGGCTGATCCGCGCCGGCACGCTGGCCGCCGGCGATCTGCGCCGCTGGCGTTGGTATCGCGGCCGCAAGTGGCACGACGCGCCCCGGCTCCTGATCGGTGCGCCCTGGCGGCTGGTCCGCTCGCTCCCGAAGACGTTCGTCGTCGGGGTGTGGGGCTTCGGGTTCGTGGTGGCGGCAGTGCTGATCGGCTTCGCCCTGCAGCTCTCCTTGCCGACGGCTCTGGGCTTGGCGGGCCTGGCCTTCGTGGGCGCGCTGTGGACCGGCTCCGGACGCGACCGGCTGCGCGACCCGGTGACCAAGGTGGTCCGGCGGGTCTCGGAGCGATGGGTGCCGTGGGCCCTCGGGTTCGCGGTGGTCCTCACCCTGGCTCTCTTCCCGGTCCAGACGCTTGCCGACAACGGCCCGCAGTTCTCCGGCGGCGACGAGCCGTGGTGGGTCGAGCTCCTCGGCTGGTGA
- a CDS encoding pentapeptide repeat-containing protein, which translates to MPNPPAEATDEHFRNEDWYGADLTGARFVDCVFTDVDLTEATTSAALFERCTFHGGRFNASTHVGSAFVGCDFRRTNFFDSTFEGCKLSGTEFSGCTLRPLKVSGGVWRGVSLRGANLARLDLSGLDLREADLSLADLTDAVLRDARLGGATLQETTLHGADLRGADLDRVDLITASLRGTRLDLAGAVMLAELHGAEVDAL; encoded by the coding sequence ATGCCGAACCCACCCGCCGAGGCGACCGACGAGCACTTCCGCAACGAGGATTGGTACGGAGCCGATCTCACCGGCGCGCGGTTCGTCGACTGCGTCTTCACCGATGTCGACCTCACCGAGGCGACCACGTCGGCGGCGCTCTTCGAGAGGTGCACGTTCCACGGCGGTCGCTTCAACGCCTCGACCCATGTCGGCTCGGCGTTCGTCGGCTGCGACTTCCGGCGTACGAACTTCTTCGACTCGACATTCGAGGGGTGCAAGCTCAGCGGGACCGAGTTCTCCGGCTGCACGCTGCGTCCGCTGAAGGTGAGCGGCGGCGTATGGCGTGGCGTCTCGCTGCGCGGCGCGAACCTCGCCCGGCTCGACCTGTCCGGGCTGGACCTGCGAGAGGCCGACCTGTCGCTTGCCGACCTCACCGACGCGGTCCTGCGAGATGCCCGACTCGGTGGCGCCACGCTCCAGGAGACCACCCTGCACGGGGCCGATCTCCGCGGTGCCGATCTCGACCGTGTCGATCTGATCACGGCGTCGCTGCGCGGGACGAGGCTCGACCTCGCCGGTGCCGTGATGCTCGCCGAGCTGCACGGCGCCGAGGTCGACGCGCTCTGA
- a CDS encoding branched-chain amino acid aminotransferase, giving the protein MEISTTLSTQPATDKQRAEVLANPGFGNHFTDHMLTVEWTPEQGWHNGRIEAYAPISLDPSAAVLHYAQEIFEGMKAYRHEDGSIWSFRPEANAARMARSSERLALPVLEIEDFVQTVFDLVEVDHRWVPEASESDEKSLYLRPFMFASEAFLGVRPAQHVTYMVIASPAGSYFKGGVKPVRIWLSENYTRAGRGGMGAAKTGGNYASSLVAQAEATANGCDQVVFLDAQEGKYVEELGGMNLYFVHSDGRIVTPETGTILEGITRASIIELAGKLGYTVEERKFTIDEWKSGVESGEITEVFACGTAAVVTPVGELVHEGGSIASAGDGEVWRTIRKQLVDIQFGRAEDTFGWMRKIV; this is encoded by the coding sequence ATGGAGATCAGCACCACATTGTCGACCCAACCGGCCACCGACAAGCAGCGCGCGGAGGTCCTGGCGAACCCAGGCTTCGGCAACCATTTCACCGACCACATGCTCACCGTCGAGTGGACGCCCGAACAGGGCTGGCACAACGGTCGCATCGAGGCGTACGCGCCGATCAGCCTGGACCCGTCGGCAGCCGTGCTGCACTACGCCCAGGAGATCTTCGAGGGCATGAAGGCCTACCGGCACGAGGACGGCTCGATCTGGTCGTTCCGGCCCGAGGCCAACGCCGCCCGGATGGCCCGCTCCAGCGAGCGCCTGGCTCTGCCCGTCCTCGAGATCGAGGACTTCGTGCAGACCGTCTTCGACCTGGTCGAGGTCGACCACCGCTGGGTCCCCGAGGCATCCGAGAGCGACGAGAAGAGCCTCTACCTGCGGCCCTTCATGTTCGCCTCGGAGGCGTTCCTCGGTGTCCGCCCGGCCCAGCACGTCACCTACATGGTCATCGCCTCGCCCGCCGGCTCCTACTTCAAGGGCGGCGTGAAGCCGGTCCGGATCTGGCTCAGCGAGAACTACACCCGCGCCGGCCGCGGCGGCATGGGCGCGGCCAAGACCGGCGGCAACTACGCCTCCTCCCTGGTCGCCCAGGCCGAGGCCACGGCCAACGGCTGCGACCAGGTCGTCTTCCTGGACGCGCAGGAGGGGAAGTACGTCGAGGAGCTCGGCGGCATGAACCTCTACTTCGTCCACTCCGACGGCCGGATCGTCACCCCCGAGACCGGCACCATCCTCGAGGGGATCACCCGGGCCTCCATCATCGAGCTCGCGGGCAAGCTCGGCTACACCGTCGAGGAACGCAAGTTCACCATCGACGAGTGGAAGTCCGGCGTCGAGTCCGGTGAGATCACCGAGGTCTTCGCCTGCGGCACCGCCGCCGTGGTCACCCCGGTCGGCGAGCTCGTCCACGAGGGCGGCTCCATCGCCTCGGCCGGTGACGGCGAGGTCTGGCGGACCATCCGCAAGCAGCTCGTCGACATCCAGTTCGGCCGCGCCGAGGACACCTTCGGCTGGATGCGCAAGATCGTCTGA
- a CDS encoding NAD(P)H-dependent oxidoreductase — MSDTRIAVLVGSLRAESTNRKLAEKLAAGAPEGVSLEIVEGLGELPFFNEDLEADPGEAVTQLRKTVTEADRVLIVTPEYNATIPGVLKNAIDWLSRPYAAGAIKGKVVAVVGVTPTPYGGKWAHADAARSVGIAGGIVVEDAIVSQPAHEIDVFADAEVQARFAAAVEKLAGFAPAAV; from the coding sequence GTGTCCGACACCCGCATCGCCGTACTCGTTGGCAGCCTGCGCGCTGAGTCCACCAACCGCAAGCTCGCCGAGAAGCTCGCCGCCGGGGCGCCCGAGGGCGTCTCCCTGGAGATCGTCGAGGGCCTCGGCGAGCTGCCGTTCTTCAACGAGGACCTCGAGGCCGACCCGGGCGAGGCCGTGACTCAGCTCCGCAAGACGGTCACCGAGGCCGACCGCGTGCTGATCGTGACCCCGGAGTACAACGCCACCATCCCGGGCGTCCTCAAGAACGCGATCGACTGGCTCTCCCGTCCGTACGCCGCGGGTGCCATCAAGGGCAAGGTCGTCGCCGTCGTCGGCGTGACCCCGACCCCTTACGGCGGCAAGTGGGCGCACGCCGACGCCGCTCGCTCCGTCGGCATCGCCGGCGGGATCGTCGTCGAGGACGCGATCGTCTCGCAGCCGGCCCATGAGATCGACGTGTTCGCCGACGCCGAGGTCCAGGCGCGCTTCGCAGCTGCCGTCGAGAAGCTCGCGGGCTTCGCGCCCGCAGCCGTCTGA
- a CDS encoding GNAT family N-acetyltransferase has product MSGPVKQLRVVVEAKDYEEAVAFYRDTLGLPEEAAFSGPDGAEVTILDAGRATLELANPAQHAYIDEVEVGRPVAGHVRVAFEVDDSATVTDRLVEGGAALVASPTRTPWESLNARLDGPADLHLSLFQELAEPALAPEYPIRTERLTLRPIDVERDLEDLHAYLSLEDVCRYIPPVPRDRDQLRKAYAPERRLSVLRREGEVLSLAVEHEGRLIGDVVLFWHSKEQRSGEIGYAFNPEFQRRGFATETARALLGLAFDGLGLHRVVARVDERNAASARVVERVGMRKEAVERDAKWTKGEWATLVNYAMLEDEWR; this is encoded by the coding sequence ATGAGCGGACCCGTGAAGCAGCTTCGTGTGGTGGTCGAGGCGAAGGACTACGAGGAGGCGGTGGCGTTCTACCGCGACACCCTCGGTCTTCCTGAGGAGGCAGCCTTCTCCGGCCCTGACGGGGCTGAGGTGACCATCCTCGACGCCGGCCGGGCCACGCTCGAGCTCGCCAACCCGGCCCAGCACGCGTACATCGACGAGGTCGAGGTCGGACGCCCGGTGGCCGGGCACGTACGGGTGGCGTTCGAGGTCGACGACTCCGCCACCGTCACCGATCGGCTCGTCGAGGGCGGCGCGGCGCTCGTCGCCTCACCCACCCGCACCCCGTGGGAGTCGCTCAACGCACGTCTCGACGGTCCCGCCGACCTGCACCTGAGTCTCTTCCAGGAGCTCGCCGAGCCCGCCCTGGCGCCGGAGTACCCCATCAGAACCGAGCGGTTGACGCTGCGCCCGATCGACGTCGAGCGCGATCTCGAGGACCTGCATGCCTATCTCTCGCTCGAGGACGTGTGCCGCTACATCCCGCCGGTGCCGCGCGACCGCGACCAGCTGCGGAAGGCGTACGCGCCGGAGAGGCGCCTCTCCGTCCTGCGCCGCGAAGGTGAGGTGCTCTCTCTCGCCGTCGAGCACGAGGGCCGGCTGATCGGTGACGTCGTGCTCTTCTGGCACAGCAAGGAGCAGCGGTCGGGGGAGATCGGGTATGCCTTCAACCCCGAGTTCCAGAGGCGCGGATTCGCCACCGAGACGGCCCGAGCGCTGCTCGGGCTGGCGTTCGACGGGCTCGGCCTGCACAGGGTGGTCGCCCGGGTCGACGAGCGCAACGCCGCTTCGGCGCGGGTGGTCGAGCGGGTCGGGATGCGCAAGGAGGCGGTCGAGCGTGACGCGAAATGGACCAAGGGCGAGTGGGCGACACTGGTGAACTACGCGATGCTCGAGGACGAGTGGCGTTAG
- a CDS encoding TetR/AcrR family transcriptional regulator C-terminal domain-containing protein encodes MRYRREDVVARALQVLDDYGLADLTMRRLGTELGVRPSALYHHFANKQSLLAAVADEILLRGRHEPSGAWDVRVTAICSDLRDSLLAYRDGAEVVATVWAFGLGATQPYDDLVAALNDGGLGDLAPVAARTLLHFVYGHAVDEQTHLQAAAAGAIEDDVRDTDDFVTGLGLVAAGISMAKAVREAASDR; translated from the coding sequence ATGCGATACCGCCGTGAGGACGTCGTCGCGCGTGCGCTGCAGGTCCTCGACGACTACGGCCTCGCCGACCTGACCATGCGCCGCCTCGGCACCGAGCTCGGCGTACGCCCCAGCGCCCTCTACCACCACTTCGCCAACAAGCAGTCGCTGCTGGCCGCGGTGGCCGACGAGATCCTGCTCCGTGGCCGGCACGAGCCGTCAGGAGCCTGGGACGTACGCGTCACCGCCATCTGCAGCGACCTGCGCGACTCCCTGCTGGCCTATCGGGACGGAGCCGAGGTCGTCGCCACCGTGTGGGCGTTCGGGCTCGGCGCGACCCAGCCGTACGACGACCTCGTGGCCGCCCTGAACGACGGTGGCCTCGGCGACCTCGCTCCCGTCGCGGCGCGCACCCTGCTCCACTTCGTCTACGGCCACGCCGTCGACGAGCAGACCCACCTCCAGGCAGCCGCCGCGGGCGCCATCGAGGACGACGTCCGCGACACCGACGACTTCGTCACCGGCCTCGGCCTGGTCGCCGCGGGCATCTCCATGGCCAAGGCCGTCCGTGAGGCGGCGTCAGACCGCTGA
- a CDS encoding energy-coupling factor transporter transmembrane component T family protein: MSMTIGLYRAGDTVLHRLPVGAKMLGLAVLSVAIVALRGPLLSLGFLGVAIVLALIGRLDLPSTARALRAVLVIALVIALLQWWLFTFDRAVESLLDLVSLGLLALTLTSTTPTTETLDAVVRWIRPLQRFGLDPERVALTIAMAIQALPGTLALAQETRDAARARGLGRSPRAYLSPFVIRVVARAHETGDALKARGLGD; this comes from the coding sequence ATGAGCATGACCATCGGGCTCTACCGTGCCGGCGACACCGTGCTCCACCGGCTTCCGGTGGGCGCCAAGATGCTCGGTCTGGCCGTGCTCAGTGTGGCCATCGTGGCTCTGCGCGGTCCGCTGCTCTCGCTCGGTTTCCTCGGCGTCGCCATCGTCCTCGCCCTGATCGGCCGGCTCGACCTGCCGTCCACCGCACGGGCGCTGCGCGCCGTGCTCGTCATCGCACTCGTGATCGCGCTGCTGCAGTGGTGGCTGTTCACCTTCGACCGGGCGGTGGAGTCGCTGCTCGACCTCGTCTCCCTCGGCCTGCTGGCACTCACCCTGACCTCGACCACGCCGACCACCGAGACCCTCGACGCCGTCGTACGCTGGATCCGGCCCCTGCAGCGCTTCGGTCTCGACCCGGAGCGGGTCGCGCTCACGATCGCGATGGCGATCCAGGCCCTTCCCGGCACCCTCGCCCTGGCTCAGGAGACCCGCGACGCCGCTCGTGCCCGTGGCCTCGGACGCTCCCCCAGGGCGTACCTCTCCCCCTTCGTCATCCGCGTCGTCGCCCGCGCCCACGAGACCGGCGACGCCCTCAAGGCCCGCGGCCTCGGCGACTGA